The Gemmatimonadota bacterium genome segment GCCAAAAAGGGGTCAATAGCATCTGTTCCCATCAGAGGATTGACAGTCACGGCATCAACGTCGAGTTCGCGGTATGCCATGTATGCATACTGTTCTGCTGTATTGCCAATATCACCAGCTTTGAAATCGAGTAGAATTGGCATATCATTGGGAATAGCCTGGATTGCACCTTGAAGTATCTCCCAGCCCGCTATGCCTTGCGCGCCAAAAAATGCAAAATTGGGTTTATAGGCGCATGCAATATCCCGCGTGGCGGCTATAATTTCTTTCAGAAAAGCGAGTGTGGGATTGGATTTTCTTTTCATATGATCGGGCAACTTTGCCGGATCGGGATCGAGTCCCACACATACAAAACTGTTATTGCGTTGTACTGTATCACTGTATTTTCCTAAAAAGGACATTCATATCTCCATTAAGCAAATGGCGGATCCCTTGTGGGAATCCGCCGTTTTGAAACAAGCGAGCCTGTAAGCCGAGTTCTGTCGTATGGTCTCCCAAACGGATGGTCATTTATCTGGGACGCCGGTTACCCGACGCCTCTTGCGGCCTACCCGAGCGCAATAGCGAGACGGGCCATCTCTCTGCTCCTATTCGGCCTTGCTCCAAATGGGGTTTACCGTGCCGCGCTCGTCGCCGAGTCGCGCGGTGGGCTCTTACCCCACCGTTTCACCCTTGCCCGCTGCGCGAAATATCGCGCCCGCTGGCGGTCTATTCTCTGTGGCACTTTCCATCGGGTTGCCCCGCCTGGGTGTTACCCAGCATTTTGCCCTGTGGAGCTCGGACTTTCCTCATCCCAAAAGGGACGCGACCATCCGGCCCGCTTGTAACATTTTATTTTTTAGACGTGTCGGCAATGTCTTTTGTTGCAATGCCCCGGTTTGCCAACCGATCGGCTTCTTTATTCTGATCTCGGCGCACGTGTTTGATCTGAAAGCCGTCAAAAGTTCTACTCTTCGTTTGGGCGGTCTGATAAAGCGGCAAAAGTCCCCCACTTTTGACTTTGTAAGTCCCATTCATCTGGCGAACCACGAGTTCGCTGTCGGAAAATACTGTCACCCGATTGGCTTTGAACTCGGCGGCTATTTCGAGGCCCTTGATCAGCGCGCAATACTCTGCGACATTGTTGGTTGCGCAGCCGATATATTCACAATGTTCTGCGAAAAGGTCTCCACTCGCTTCAATGCGAATACCAATGCCAGCATGCCCGGGATTGCCCCTGGATGCCCCGTCAATAAATAGGGTCAATTCTGTCAAACCTCAGCCTCGTCATCACTCCACACCAGAAGGCGACCACAATTTTCGCAGCGTATAATACTATCGGCACGTCTGACTTCCACCAGGCGTTGAGGGGATAATTGCCGGTAACAGCCACCGCAGGCCCCTTTGCGAACCGGTACAATGGCAATACCACCTCTGACAACTCTGCGGATGCGATTGTACATGTTTAAAGGGCTGTTTTCCACACCGGGTTCGATGGCAGACCGCTTCTTTTCCCAGTCACCTACATTTTTTTCTACGGAATTGAGTTTAACTGTCAATTCGTCAATTCGCTTTTGCCGATCTTCTTCAATTTCCTTGTAATAATTTTCGTCTTCGCGCAGTTTTTCCCCAATTTCTTCAACCGTTTCAATGCTTTCCAAAATAGCGGTTTCGTGTTGGTCCTTGCGATCGTGTAGAGTTGCGATTTCGAGTTGCAAAGCATCGTACTCTTTATTGGTCTTTACTTCATAGAGACGGTCTTGATGTTTTTTCAAGTCTTCTTCAATTGCGCTGAGTTCTCTTTCGAGTGCCCGCCGATTTTTTTCGAGTTCTTCACTGCGCTGTTGTTGGGC includes the following:
- a CDS encoding ribonuclease HI family protein, yielding MTELTLFIDGASRGNPGHAGIGIRIEASGDLFAEHCEYIGCATNNVAEYCALIKGLEIAAEFKANRVTVFSDSELVVRQMNGTYKVKSGGLLPLYQTAQTKSRTFDGFQIKHVRRDQNKEADRLANRGIATKDIADTSKK
- a CDS encoding C4-type zinc ribbon domain-containing protein, encoding MRESLVNLLKLQEIDKEINALHQSQIDYPEEINSLKTELQDARDQLDAQQQRSEELEKNRRALERELSAIEEDLKKHQDRLYEVKTNKEYDALQLEIATLHDRKDQHETAILESIETVEEIGEKLREDENYYKEIEEDRQKRIDELTVKLNSVEKNVGDWEKKRSAIEPGVENSPLNMYNRIRRVVRGGIAIVPVRKGACGGCYRQLSPQRLVEVRRADSIIRCENCGRLLVWSDDEAEV